AAGTGCACAGCACCGCAACAAGATGAGAAAAGCACTTAGGAAAagctttttgcttctcttcagtAGAGGGAATTTGCTTTACGATGAAGTCTTAAGAAAGCAGCATCAATAGGAATGAGCCAAATATAACCAACATGCTAAGACTGAACATGAAAAGTTCGGTTCCATTGCTGTCCATGCAAGCCATATAATCACAAGTTGCATAGAAACTTAAGTTAAATATGGAAGATGTCTCTCTTAGAGACAGCCCAAACCCAATTAGTGCTGGAAAGGCCACCAGATGAGTACAGGCTTTGGGGTTCAGGAGAATGGGTTTGAAGGCTTCTATATTGCAAAGCACCAATCATAACCCATTGCTACTAGAAGGAAACAAACTGAGCATGAAGaaccagtgaagaaaaacatctgcataaggcaggaaataaatgaaatggtcttgatttcttttaagaaatttgCCAACACACTAGGGACAATGACTAGTTAATAACAGATCTATGAAAATGAaggaacagagggaaagaaataaatgGGAGAATACAGTCAATCCTTATTATTACCATAATGTTGACATTTCTGACAAGCATAAGCAGGTATATGAAGGAACACACAAGGAAGACCACAAGCTAGGCatccagaaaactggaaaatttgaGCAGGATTAGTTCTGTTGTGAGGATTTGATCTCCTTTTCTCATTTATGCAAAAAAGTTCTGCTAGAAAGAATGATCGGAAGACAAAGGAATGAAATTATCATATCACAGCTTAATCCATTAGAAAAGCCGATCTTTTCCCAAATACAACATTATACCTTGAAATGCTACAAGGACCGAAAATATTTCACACTTTCAAACAGTCTTTCACATGGGACTAACTCTAACACTAATAAGAGTAATAATAAATTACTGTAGCTTCTTACTTACTTGCTGCCCAACTAAGACTCCAGAGGAGTTTAAGCCATGTACCTAATAACCTTGTGCCATGAGGGTCtacacagaaagataaaaatgaggAAGCTTACATGAAAATCGAAGGAAATAAGATCAAAACCAAGGCTGGTATCTTCTGGGAAGAGAAGGTATTGTTCCCTTTACCcaaaggtttgtttttaaacatccttCATCACAGACCTTTGAAAATTTTGATCACATAAGTGCAACTTCTCAGACACAATGTCAATGACTTGATGAAACTTAACTCGCATGGGGAGTCCCTgcatttctctctcacacaccgGACACAAATACAGGGTATTCTTTCCAGCTAAGGGGCAAGACTGAAATGGAGGAGGGGAGAATGGATGCTGGCATTGGAACATTCAAAGTCCAGGCTTTGCCACTGCCTAATATGTCTCTACTAATGACCCTTCTGAGGTGATAGGCCTTGATGGGCAAGACCCAACGGGACCCATGTCTGGGCAGCCTGTGGCTCTGGGATGCCGTGACAGAGGGAAGAAAGTCCTCTCCCCAAGAGTGGCAACAcgggtttgggttggaggggagaGGCAAGGGCTGAAGGGAGAGCTGTCGCAGGGCAGGGCCAGGGAGGAGAACGCGGAGGAGAGGAGAGCGCTCGGCCTCGTGGCAGCTCCCCCCGTGCCAAGCGCTGGGAAAGTTCCAAGCACCATGgaaaagaggagcagagctggggagcagagctgctccctgagCTCACCCGCAAAGGGCGGAGCCAGGGGGGATGATGTCACAAGCGGGGAGGTGAGGTCACAGAGGAAGTCCTTTCCTATTGGTCCCCGCCACCAGGAGAGCCCTTGCTCCCGCTGCCCGGGTGAGCAAAAGCCCGAGCCTGCGCAGGAGAGGGCCTGAGCCCGAGCCCTTCTTCGGAGGGGCTCAGCCAAAGTGTCTCGGCCACAGAGAAGGCTTGGCCAGGCCGGCAAGGACAAGCGCAGGCAACCCGAGCCCGGAGACAGGAACCAGCAGCGAGGGCCAGCAAGGGAAGCAAGGGCAGGcgggcaaggcaggcagggcacgggaaggCGCGGCGGGGAGATCCCTGCGGGAGCAAGCTGCCAGCAGCATGTCCGGAGAAGAGGAGGTCTGCACGATGCCTGAGCGGGAGAGGGAGCCCGAAGCGGCATGTTCTGGGGGCCCCTCCGAAGGCGCAGAAGCAAAGGCCAAAAAGAGCCGCTCCTCCCGGTCCTCCCGGGCCGGGCTGCTCTTCCCTGTGAGCCGCGTAGACAGGCAGCTGCGCAGAGGCCGCTTTGCTGAGCGCGTTGGAGCCAGGGCCCCCGTCTATCTGGCTGCGGTGCTGCAGTGGGTGACGCACAAGACCATGGACGCGGCTGGCAAGATTTCCAAGAAGAGCAAGCAGCAGCGCATTTCTCCATCGCACATGCAGGCGGCGGTGCAAGGGAGCTCTGTGCTCAAGCAGCTCCTGCGAGGCGGCGTGCCCAGGTGCCGCGGCAGGGCTGCCCCTCAAAACCGGCGCGTGGCCTCATCCTCCAAAAAGAAGACGACCAAGAGCAAGAAGAGACAACCCACGCAAAGGGCTGCACCTGCCCGTGCCACTGCCGCTGTCGAGTGAGAAGAAGGTAGCAGCGCCTGCCCCACAccagcaaggcaaggcaaggactACCACGTGTGCCAGGAACTATGGTCTAAGGGCACAATAAAAGCTTTTGCAATGCCGTACGGGCCATGGGCCTTTTGTGCTGTGTGTCGGACTGGCGTCTCCTGGCTGGCCAAAGGCGTGCAGCTGGATGCAGacagaaggctctgcagagggaggctGTAGAGCAGCCCTTGCTGAGAAGGAGGGCAGGAACCTGCCTGGAGGGCAACTGGCCCTGACAGGCAGCACCTGCCTCCGGCTCAGTTTTGCACTTGGTCTGAAAGCAGCTGAGGGGGGAAGAAGGGATCTGCCCCCCAAAgggtggcacaggctgtgagGGATGGTGCGGGTGAATGTTTCTAGAAGAGCAAAGGGCCCTGGAGGTTCTTCTTGCGGCGTCCCAAGGGAGAATAGGGGGGAGACAGCAAGTGCCGCGTTTGCCCTTcctgggtggggagggcaggaaagCACTTGGCTCGTGACAGCCAGCACCCCAATCCCCACCGCTGCCTGCCCACGCAGAGCCCGACAGCTGGTGTCTTCCACACCTTTCTTTCCATGGCTCTCGGAGAACCCTCAGGTTCCAGATCCAGCCTGAGCACACTGCCCGCCTTTCTTCCAGGTGAAGCACGCAAGGACAGGCCCTCCTGCGGCGTCTTCCCATCGCACGTGTCCCCACTCGGGACCctgggaaggcaggaaaagccaCTTTCTGACAGAGACTGTTACTCATTTCCCCCCACTTTTCCTAGATATTTCCACACTGCAAGGTCTTCAGGATGTTAAGTATGTATCCCATACATCTAGGCTGAAGTTAGTTTTCCCTGGAGCTccatgggaggagagggaagagaaaggaagggtgCACGTGACATAGGCAAGCGTGTTGTCTGGTTTCCATAGGCAAATGCAGTCCGCTCAAAACTGCCACAAACAGGTGACCCAGCTCGGTGCAGGATTTCATAGAAACGCAGGGCATGAAGCGCTTTGGCTCAGGGAACGGTTGAAACACACTCTTCTTTCAATCTTGTTCTACTAACACGTTCCAGAAGTGGTTTCCAGGGGAGAGCAGGGGTAAGTCACGTCCATCTCCCATTGTCTTGTCAGAGACAATAGGTAGCACATAAACACATCTCTAACACTCCTGGGAAAGTCTCTCAGTGGCACCACAAACTTCTTGTTGCTGATGTAAATGATACTGATATAAATACGGATACTATGGggaatttataaaataaacaggTATTCCCGACTAATAATCAGTGCTCCAAATGCAACAAAGTCACCTGCCGTAATACCAGGAGATTGAAATTTTTTTCAGCGTATAGGAGCAATCAAAGGTTAAAAAAGGCACCCCCCACCGGGAAATCTGAAAATAAGCCAAGGATAACCAGTGTTTTGGTTGTCCCCTTTCCTGGGGTTGAGGTGTGTGGCGCAAGATAACCTGCTATGAGAAAGACATACGGGAGAGCATATCCTTAAGTTTGACCCATGCTGAGGCATGTTAAATACCTGCCCTAGAATTTCTGCCTATAAAAGGAACCATATTCCACATTCGTTTAATGGCAAGGTATTTTTTCTAGCTATGGGGCCAGactggaggaggggagaacaGATGCTGACTCTGAGACTTGCAAAGTCCGGGCCTTGTCGCTGCTTACAACCTCTCTGCTGGTGGCCCTGTTGGCTCAGAGGCTTCCAGTCCTCTCCGCAAGTTTGTCCCCGTCCTACGTGACCTGAGAAGAACAGCACTCGTTCTCAATCCGGGGCATGACGGGAGGAAGCAGGTGACTCCAAACGAGAGGGGCTGTTTCCACTGCGTGGGACACAGCCGGAGAAACCTTAACAGCGGGACTGGCCCGTGAACGGGGGATGTGGGCACAGTCAAGctttggcagagcagaggggctcaGAGGGGGCACGTTCAGACCTGCTGTAAATGGCATCAGGCATTTTCAGAGCCTTCAAGGCACGTGCAGGGAGAGAAAACggatgcaaaggaagaaaggaaacgagcgcagagagggaagggggtcAGCACACGGCTGCAGATGCCATGTTTTGGATGAAAGGGGATGCCGGAGCTATAGAGAGAATTATCACGGCCAACAGGGGAAAGTGGGAGAGCACCAAGTCCTGTATTTGCTGGGGCAAGACAGAGGGAGAGCTCGAGGTAGTGACCGGGAAGAGCCCTCTGTGTTACACCTTTCATTCATAAAGAAATGAAACGGGGCAGTCTTTCCGAAAGGGGGACCCTTGTGTCTGGAGTCTGATCACAGTTTAGCAATCCCAACCACAGTAACAAATGTTCAGATTCAGCACAACACCAGCACAAGCTGAGCTTTTATTCCTGGCAAGCTGCCATTAAAATCAACGTGTAGGTGCATTGGTGCGCGTGCCGGCAAACAGCAGAAGGGTTATATGTATTACGGACATGAGAGTGGACAGGGTCGGTAGGCACGTGGGAGACACAGCTGCAGCCCGGAGCCTTCTTCCCCCACCACGTCTGCCATGCCTGCGTTGCCATGCTTGCAGCGGCCGTGCCGAGAGACCCTCGGGCTGTGGCAGAAAGGGGGAGCTGCAGACCGGGTGGTGTTGGCCGCGCGTGGCAATgaaggcagaggagcagaggtcATCATCTGTCCTTGTCTTGGGGGAGGAACTGTCTGTTGTTGCGTTGGCTTTGCTCACAGCCCCGGGGGCTTCACCAAGCACTGTCTGGCGGCCCTGTGCGGCCAGCCCCTAACATCATCGCCAGCAGACATGAAATGCTTTGCAAAACACGAAGTCTTAACTTTTAACAACCCCCACTGTGGCCTGTGTTGCAGCACAACAGCGGCACTGGGAATCACCCGTGCCACGTGCAGGAGCCCCACCAGACTTGTTATCATTGAAACGCTGACACCTTAATGACGCCTCGTGCGGCTCCTCTCGCGGCACCACGGGACCCTCCCCTGTGCCGCCCGGGCAGGCAGAGCCTCGGCCCGCTGGCTCCGTTACCCAAAGTACTGAGCAGGGCTCTGTGAACCTGAACCGTGCTCAGTTCAGGCTCTGGCAGCGTATTGCCTGCATGGCAGGTCAGGCacagccgctgctgctgctgtagcatTTGTCGCCCGATCGCTGTCAATAAAAGTTGGGATTTCACCCTTTACTTAGCTCAGGTTCAGCCGTCTCCTGTGGGGAGGTGGAGATGGGGAAAAAGCCCCTGATTGCGCAGCATGCCAAAAATGAGCTGCAATTTAGATGCTTAGATGCCCTTTGGACCCGGCCTTTGTTGAACTGTGAAAGGTGAAGCTCCTGCAGTCCTGGCCTGGGATGGCAATCATGCCCTGTGGTTTGAAGGAAGGTCTGGAAAGAAAGGCACCCACATCTCGTGGCTTGGCCTGGGGCAGCCATAGGGAGTCCAGGGCATCATAACAGTGAGGTGGAGCACAGGCTCACATTTTCTGGCCAAAGGGAGACATATTGTCAAGGACCTAAGCTCAGGAGGGCTTAAGCTCACAGGTagtttcaaaagcaaaatgtggTTAAAGATAAACTTCCTCGTAGtgatccctgtccctgtcc
This genomic interval from Calonectris borealis chromosome 1, bCalBor7.hap1.2, whole genome shotgun sequence contains the following:
- the LOC142090079 gene encoding uncharacterized protein LOC142090079, with translation GHRGSPFLLVPATRRALAPAARVSKSPSLRRRGPEPEPFFGGAQPKCLGHREGLARPARTSAGNPSPETGTSSEGQQGKQGQAGKAGRAREGAAGRSLREQAASSMSGEEEVCTMPEREREPEAACSGGPSEGAEAKAKKSRSSRSSRAGLLFPVSRVDRQLRRGRFAERVGARAPVYLAAVLQWVTHKTMDAAGKISKKSKQQRISPSHMQAAVQGSSVLKQLLRGGVPRCRGRAAPQNRRVASSSKKKTTKSKKRQPTQRAAPARATAAVE